The Hymenobacter sp. DG01 genome has a segment encoding these proteins:
- a CDS encoding FKBP-type peptidyl-prolyl cis-trans isomerase, which produces MNLTGLKEQISYIIGRDMARNFAQQGLDLDIDVFAQSMKEALGGEPSRLTPEQMQSAMQQLQQQMEAHEEANQDPSAMSNNKAEGESFLKENAGKPGITTLPSGLQYEVLKEGNGRKPGPGSSVTTHYHGTLINGNVFDSSYQRGQPATFGVNQVIAGWTEALQLMPEGSKWRLYIPSDLAYGKRGAGRDIGPDSALIFDVELLKVNN; this is translated from the coding sequence ATGAACCTGACCGGCTTGAAAGAGCAAATCAGCTACATCATCGGGCGCGACATGGCCCGCAACTTTGCCCAGCAGGGCCTCGACCTGGACATTGACGTATTTGCCCAGAGCATGAAGGAAGCCCTGGGCGGGGAGCCCAGCCGCCTGACTCCTGAGCAGATGCAGAGCGCCATGCAGCAGCTGCAGCAGCAGATGGAGGCCCACGAAGAAGCCAACCAAGACCCCAGTGCCATGAGCAACAACAAAGCCGAAGGCGAATCCTTCCTGAAAGAAAACGCCGGCAAGCCTGGCATTACTACCCTACCCAGCGGCCTCCAGTACGAGGTGCTGAAGGAGGGTAATGGCCGCAAGCCCGGCCCTGGCTCGTCGGTGACCACGCACTACCACGGCACCCTCATCAACGGTAACGTGTTCGACAGCTCTTACCAGCGCGGCCAGCCTGCTACCTTCGGGGTAAACCAGGTAATTGCCGGCTGGACAGAAGCCCTGCAGCTGATGCCCGAAGGCTCGAAGTGGCGCCTCTACATCCCCTCGGACCTGGCCTACGGCAAGCGTGGCGCCGGCCGCGACATCGGCCCCGACTCGGCCCTGATTTTCGATGTTGAGCTGCTGAAAGTAAATAATTAA
- a CDS encoding KUP/HAK/KT family potassium transporter, with product MDAKHQHTAISTAGLLIALGIIYGDIGTSPLYVMKAIVPGRIDPDLVYGGISCVLWTLTLQTTIKYVLLTLNADNNGEGGIFSLYTLVRRRGAWLSGIAIVGGAALLADGVITPPVSVSSAIEGLETVYPHIQTVPIVIAILIALFLLQSFGTQIVGKAFGPIMFLWFSMLAALGVHGILQHPEILKAINPYYAYNMLANRPGGFWLLGSVFLCTTGAEALYSDLGHCGKGNIRISWVFVKLCLVLNYFGQGGWLVAHQGEQLNGRNPFYALMPDWFLLIGIGIATIAAIIASQALITGSFTLVAEAIRLNMWPKVRLNYPTDVKGQLYVPSMNRLLLLGCIAVVLYFRRSENMEAAYGLAITVTMLMTTILLSMWLLFVKRVPKPVVALFVLVYGLIEGSFLVANLIKFPHGGWVSVAISLALISVMYVWLRAYFIKRRLTEFVKIEPYVEALKQLSNDETVSKYATHLVFMSSAERQSEIESKIIYSIFQKRPKRADIYWFVHVDTTDEPYTMEYKVTELAHDDVFRITFRLGFRVEQRINLYFRKVVEDLVRNKEVDITSRYESLSKQHVTGDFRFVVLEKFLSVENEFPMVEKLVMQAYFYIKQFIASEDKYFGLDTSSVKVEKVPLVITPVREVALKRIR from the coding sequence ATGGACGCCAAACATCAGCACACCGCCATTTCAACGGCCGGGCTGCTTATTGCCCTGGGCATCATCTACGGCGACATCGGCACCTCGCCCTTGTACGTGATGAAGGCCATTGTTCCGGGGCGCATCGATCCGGACCTAGTGTACGGGGGCATTTCCTGCGTGCTCTGGACCCTCACGCTGCAAACCACCATTAAGTACGTGCTGCTAACCCTGAACGCCGATAACAACGGCGAAGGCGGCATTTTCTCGCTCTATACCCTGGTGCGGCGGCGCGGGGCCTGGCTTTCGGGCATTGCCATCGTGGGCGGGGCTGCCTTGCTGGCCGACGGCGTGATTACCCCACCGGTATCGGTTTCCTCGGCCATTGAGGGGCTGGAGACGGTGTACCCGCATATTCAAACGGTACCCATCGTTATTGCCATCCTGATTGCCCTGTTTCTGCTTCAGAGCTTCGGCACCCAGATTGTGGGCAAGGCCTTTGGACCCATTATGTTTTTGTGGTTCTCGATGCTGGCGGCCCTGGGCGTGCACGGCATTCTGCAGCACCCCGAGATTCTGAAGGCCATCAACCCTTACTACGCTTACAACATGCTGGCCAACCGGCCCGGCGGGTTCTGGCTGCTGGGCTCGGTGTTTCTGTGTACTACCGGGGCCGAGGCCTTGTACTCCGACCTGGGCCACTGCGGCAAGGGCAACATCCGCATCAGCTGGGTTTTCGTGAAGCTATGCCTGGTGCTCAACTACTTTGGGCAGGGCGGCTGGCTGGTGGCGCACCAGGGCGAGCAGCTTAACGGCCGCAACCCCTTCTATGCCCTTATGCCCGACTGGTTTCTGCTCATCGGCATTGGCATTGCTACTATTGCGGCCATCATTGCCTCCCAGGCCCTGATTACGGGCTCGTTTACGCTGGTGGCCGAGGCTATCCGGCTGAACATGTGGCCGAAAGTGCGTCTCAACTACCCTACCGATGTAAAGGGCCAGCTGTACGTTCCCAGCATGAACCGCCTGCTGCTGCTGGGCTGCATTGCGGTGGTGCTCTACTTCCGCCGCTCCGAGAACATGGAGGCGGCCTACGGGCTGGCCATTACCGTCACCATGCTCATGACCACGATTCTGCTGTCCATGTGGCTGTTGTTCGTGAAACGGGTGCCCAAGCCGGTGGTGGCGCTGTTTGTGCTGGTGTACGGCCTGATTGAGGGCTCCTTCCTGGTGGCTAACCTCATCAAGTTCCCGCACGGGGGCTGGGTTTCGGTGGCTATCAGCCTGGCCCTGATTTCGGTGATGTACGTGTGGCTGCGAGCTTACTTTATCAAGCGCCGCCTCACCGAGTTTGTGAAGATTGAGCCCTACGTAGAAGCCCTCAAGCAGCTCTCCAACGACGAAACGGTATCCAAGTACGCCACCCACCTGGTCTTCATGTCGTCGGCGGAGCGGCAGTCGGAAATTGAGTCGAAGATTATCTACTCTATCTTCCAGAAGCGCCCGAAGCGGGCCGATATCTACTGGTTTGTGCACGTAGATACCACCGACGAGCCCTACACCATGGAGTACAAGGTAACCGAGCTGGCCCACGACGACGTGTTCCGCATTACCTTCCGCCTGGGCTTCCGGGTGGAGCAGCGCATTAACCTCTACTTCCGCAAAGTGGTAGAGGACCTGGTGCGCAACAAAGAGGTGGACATAACCTCGCGCTACGAGTCGCTGAGCAAGCAGCACGTCACCGGCGACTTCCGCTTCGTGGTGCTGGAGAAGTTCTTGTCGGTGGAAAACGAATTCCCCATGGTCGAGAAGCTGGTGATGCAGGCCTATTTCTACATCAAGCAGTTCATTGCTTCGGAAGACAAGTACTTTGGTCTGGATACTAGCTCGGTGAAAGTCGAGAAGGTGCCGCTGGTAATTACGCCGGTCCGCGAGGTAGCCCTCAAGCGCATCCGCTAG
- a CDS encoding M61 family metallopeptidase: MLLIRTRHLAVAALGLLLSQAGSAAAAAPTLRYTLSMPAPQTHYFEVEMKLDGFNKAYTDVKMPVWAPGSYLVREFAKNVEGFQATAGSEQLRVEKVTKNTWRVYHPKAKSFAVRYRVYAFELSVRTSFIDAAHGYVNGTSVFMYPAEGKQLPSTLEVQPAQGWSQVSTSLKPAGGTFTFRSSSYDELADSPIEIGNQKLYTFTANGTPHTVAMFGDPKVDEQRLTRDMQRVCEEAQKVVGQNPLDRYVFIVHNIDRGTGGLEHLFSTTLSVSRNAYSSEAGWKGFLGLVAHEYFHLWNVKRIRPVALGPFDYDQENYTRMLWVSEGGTEYFSNLIVQRAGFVSPDEYLGDLSNGINRVENTPGNRQQSAAESSFDAWIKYYRPNENSANTGISYYDKGEVIGAVLDLMIINETKGQKSLDDVMRYLYDRYYKQLGRGFTDEEYQDAVAKVAGRRFDDFFRRHVYGVETLPYEQALGYAGLKLTVTPAAATEASLGASISAAGGRQTVSSVLREGSAWQGGLSVGDEILAVDGARVTDDVNRLLAGRTAGSTVRLLVNRDGQIKELSFPLLANSLRRYRIERQASPTAEQQTVLAKWLPVRK, encoded by the coding sequence ATGCTCCTGATTCGTACCCGCCATCTGGCGGTAGCGGCCCTGGGACTGTTGCTGAGCCAGGCCGGCTCGGCCGCGGCCGCCGCACCCACTCTGCGCTATACCCTCTCGATGCCCGCGCCGCAAACGCACTACTTCGAGGTAGAAATGAAGCTCGATGGCTTCAATAAAGCGTACACCGACGTGAAAATGCCGGTGTGGGCCCCTGGGTCTTACCTCGTGCGCGAGTTTGCCAAGAACGTGGAAGGCTTTCAGGCCACGGCCGGCAGCGAGCAGCTGCGGGTAGAGAAAGTAACCAAGAATACCTGGCGCGTCTATCATCCCAAGGCCAAGAGCTTTGCGGTGCGCTACCGGGTCTATGCCTTCGAGCTGAGCGTGCGCACCAGCTTTATTGACGCGGCCCACGGCTACGTAAACGGTACCAGCGTGTTTATGTACCCGGCCGAGGGCAAGCAGCTGCCCAGCACTCTGGAAGTGCAGCCCGCGCAGGGGTGGAGCCAGGTAAGCACCAGCCTGAAGCCGGCTGGCGGCACATTCACGTTCCGTTCCTCCAGCTACGATGAGCTGGCCGACTCACCCATCGAAATCGGTAACCAGAAGCTCTACACCTTCACGGCTAACGGCACGCCCCACACGGTAGCCATGTTCGGCGACCCGAAAGTGGACGAGCAACGCCTGACCCGCGACATGCAGCGTGTGTGCGAAGAGGCCCAGAAAGTGGTAGGCCAAAACCCCCTGGACCGCTACGTGTTCATCGTGCACAACATCGACCGGGGCACCGGCGGCCTGGAGCACCTCTTTTCTACTACCCTCTCCGTCTCGCGCAATGCCTACTCCTCGGAGGCCGGCTGGAAAGGGTTTCTGGGACTGGTGGCCCATGAGTACTTCCACCTCTGGAACGTGAAGCGCATCCGGCCCGTAGCCCTGGGCCCCTTCGACTACGACCAGGAAAACTATACCCGCATGCTGTGGGTAAGTGAAGGCGGCACCGAGTACTTCTCGAACCTGATTGTGCAGCGGGCCGGCTTTGTGTCGCCGGATGAGTACCTGGGCGACCTGAGCAACGGCATCAACCGCGTAGAAAACACGCCCGGCAACCGGCAGCAGTCGGCCGCTGAGTCGAGCTTCGATGCCTGGATCAAGTACTACCGCCCGAACGAAAATTCCGCGAATACCGGCATCAGCTACTATGATAAAGGCGAGGTAATCGGGGCTGTGCTGGATTTGATGATCATCAACGAAACCAAAGGCCAGAAAAGCCTCGATGACGTGATGCGCTACCTCTACGACCGGTACTACAAGCAGCTGGGCCGGGGCTTTACCGACGAGGAGTACCAGGATGCCGTGGCCAAAGTAGCCGGCCGCCGCTTCGATGACTTTTTCCGCCGCCACGTGTACGGGGTAGAGACCCTGCCCTACGAGCAGGCCCTGGGCTATGCCGGCCTGAAGCTGACGGTAACGCCCGCCGCGGCCACGGAGGCCAGCCTGGGTGCCAGCATCAGCGCTGCCGGTGGCCGCCAAACGGTGAGCAGCGTACTGCGCGAGGGCAGCGCCTGGCAGGGCGGCCTGAGCGTGGGCGACGAAATTCTGGCCGTAGATGGCGCCCGCGTAACCGACGATGTAAACCGGTTGCTGGCCGGCCGAACTGCCGGTTCCACGGTGCGGCTGCTGGTAAACCGCGACGGGCAGATCAAGGAGTTGAGCTTCCCGCTGCTGGCCAACTCCCTGCGCCGCTACCGCATTGAGCGGCAGGCCAGCCCCACTGCCGAACAGCAGACCGTACTGGCCAAGTGGCTGCCGGTGCGCAAGTAA